The stretch of DNA GCATTGTTCGATGTTGCTACAAGCCCCACTGAGGTCTTTGATCTGTTGGACAAGATGAAGGCACTACATTGCGAGCCAGAGATGGACACTTATATTATGTTGATCCGGAAGTTCTGCAGATGGAAGCAGCACGACAGTGTGGAGAAACTGTGGAACGCAATGCCTGCAAACGGACTGACCCCTGATCGGAGTGCATACATCGTGTTCATACATGGATTGTTCCTGAATGGGAAGCTAGAGGAGGCTGCAAAGTATTTTGAGGAGATGAAAGCCAAGGGATTTTCACCAGAGGAGAAGACTGAATCAATGATACAGGCGTGGCGTTCAGGCAGAGAGCTTGCCAAGGCATCGGCTTCTGTCGGTTCAAAACATGGTTCTGTGTCTCTCAAAGTAACTCGTAGAGAGTGGTAAAGATGAAGAGCACTTGAAAGTGATCTATAGAAAGAAACACAGCTGTTGTTTTCGAGTAACTGCTAGACACTTTGGAGAGAGATTATTTGGTTATTCAGAAAGATGAGTCTGATTACTTTCAAGTGATCTTCATCTACTTTGTTGTGGTTGGTTTGGTCAAGGAAGCCACGCTCGCAAGGGCCCTTGCTTTCGTTAGAGTTATTGTCAGCGATGACCTCAGCTGAGGGTATGCTGTTTGGTTTCCTTTGTTCCAGTCTGTAATCAAACTTTGTTCCTTCTAACAAGAAGGCGCAGAGCTCCTACCGTATTTGAAAAGAGTATGTTTACCCAGTTATTTTCGTTCTCACTAGATTGCTTGGCTGTAGATTGGAATTAGAAAGTGCAACCTAGGGTTTGTCCTTTTGAAACTTGGATAGGCATCACTTTGCTATGACCCTTCTTTTGTAGCTCATAGTTTGTACTGGGTACATGTTCAATGATTGGTTCACAACATATAATGACTGTCCACTATATTCATACTGGTCCGACTCCTATACTTTCACATAATAATATGTGCAGAGATTTTACAAAATAGTGAGAGCTCATTTCATATGGTTTGATACTAGTACTAAATACACACTTCAATATGTAGCTGTATTCAATATTAGCAGTTCCATTTTCATGCTTCCATTGTTTGCAGAGTGTACTGGCATATTTATTCACATATAACCATTTAGTGACCACTCATCGCACTGCAGAATTGGCCGCTgtgtgaagttttaggtcatatAATTTTCTTCTTGACAAACATATTGTTTTCTTTCTGCCAGCCAGCCATTGCAACCTTTCTGATAGCATTAATTCAGTGCATGTGCACACTAAATAGTCCAGCTACAAGAGCACATTGGATCGAAGCTGGGGCGGGTTGCCGCCAGCCTGCTTGTAATCAATGAATCTGTTGATTCTGAGGTGAGCGTCTACCAGAATTCCAGTTATATCTGATCAGTTAGGCGTTATTTTCTCTGCTATCCTGTGGCTTCAGTTAGGCCTAGTAGCTAGTGGATTCGATCATACCGATGATAAATATTGTACGCGTCAAAAATTTATCTTCGCATGTGATGTTTCAAGACCTTTCTGTAATATCCTGTAGGATATCCCTGCTAACAGCAAGTAGCTTGTTCTGTCAGTTGTCACTGCATATATCCTGATCTCTGTTATGCAAGTCCAGTCTCCAAAAGATGGTGTTGATGCAAGTTGCTTTAAATTTTGTTGATAAGACGATGACAGGTAATGGATACAGTTATGGTGAAAACAACTTATTTTCTCTGTACAAGCTACAGCCAACTGAGCCATGCTTGTCATGCTAGTGTCCACTGTCAATTTCATGGCATCTTATGGCTGCTAGCCTGCAAGTGTCGCTAACTCATATGACTCATAATGCAGACTAACATAGTGCATGATCACGTCCCAACTTTAACCGATAGCTGCGTGGTCGACAACCAGTTGCAGTCTGCCTGTTCATGTATGCACTGAATGTTACCATTATGCTGTTAATATCTGAACCCACTGTAACCAAATTCGGATAAACACCAAATATTCTTTTTTAAATAATTGGAAGAGGTGAAAAATGAAATATCAGCTGTGAAATAATCATATATTACCTCCGTCCCAAATTACCTGTCTTAGATTTTTCTAGATACAGCTAACACTAAAACTGTCTAGATACATCCAAGACAAGTAATACTGGACGGAGGGAATATGTGTTTCAGATTTGTTTCAGATTGATCAAGGGTCAGAAGAATAAGTTTGGTGTTTAGACTTGAGATTATTTTGAGAACAAAATCACATGTTTGTTCAGAATACCAAATTTATAGATCGAAACCAAAGAATAAATACTGCTACAAGCCTACCACCACATCTTCAGAATCATGCCTGGGAAATTTCTACCTCTTTCTAGTTCAACAAAGTAAGTATTTGTCTAATCACTTCTATTTCCAATAATTTACACCATATCTTATTCCATCTCAGAATGGTGGCAAGATTGTTTGCCACATCGGCCTCATCATCTGCGGCGAGCTCATCGGCTGCAGGTAGCCGCTGCCGTTCTGCCCAGGCATCGTTGTTGGGTTCACCATCTGCCCCATGTTCATATAACAAGTCTGCAGGTCGTCCATACTCAGGCCGGTGAACCAGTCGCTGTCCTCCTTCACCGTCACCATCCTCGCCTGCTGCTGCGCCATGTCCATGAAACCATGCTGCTGCAGGCCGGAGGCGCTGTCGATCTCGGAGGAGTCGTGCGTCTGGAAGCTGTCGGACATGGCGTCGGTCGCCAGCGCGTCCATGACCTCCCCGTTCGGCCCGGCCTCCACAGCCATGTCCTGCTCCACCTTGAGCTTCTCCCAGTTGTTCTTCTTGTTGTACAGCCGGCACAGCACCCATTCGTCCAGCTGCAATAGCCGCACAtcacagagagagagaaggatCAGTATTCAGTATCGATCGATTGATCAGTATTGTTGGTGAGCAAAGTGCAAACTGGAAGGAAGACGCTGGGGTTACCTTGAGGGATCCCTTCTTGCCGGGTGCGCGGTCGGCTTCGGCGATGCGGTACTCGTGCATGATCCAGTCGGTCTTGACGCCCCTGGGCGCCCTGCCGGAGTAGAAGACGAGCGCCTTCTTGATGCCGACCGTCCTGCCGCCGCTCTCCCTGGGCGCCACCGGCTTGTCGGCGCCCGTGGCCTTCCAGTAGCCGGTGCCGGCGGAGCGGTTGGGGCGCGAGCCGTTGGGGTACTTGCGGTCGCGCGGCGTGAAGAAGTACCACTCCCTGCTCCCGAACAGCGCCCTCTCTGCACGAACGCCAAGGTCAGCACAGCACACACTGAAGGAGCAAGAACGAGGAAGCCaagaaggaggaaggaggagaggaaaaaacaggggaggggaggggagagaggAGGAAGAGAAGGCGCACCGGGCAGATCCCAGGGGTTGAACTTGTAGAGATCGACCTCGGCGATGATGGGCACGGGCTGCGGCTGGCCGGCCACCTTCCTGCAGAGGTAGTGCACGACGAGCTCGTCGTCCGTGGGGTGGAACCGGAAGCCCGGCGGCAGGTTGAGCTCCGCCTCCGCGTCCCTCCGCCCGCTGCTCCcctccgcccccgccgccgcccccgtcgGCTCAGCCTTCACCATTGCCgtcatcatcctcctcctcctcgcgctCGCTCGCTCCACCACCTTGGAGAAAAGCCCGGCCCTCGCGCGGTGGTGCCGCGGTGTTGGAAGGGAAGAGAAAGGCGGCTGGTTGTGATATCGCCTCCTGGGACCTGGAGCCCTTCTCTTTAGTCGATGGCTCGTTTCCTTGGCGACCAAGTACGTTTGTAGGGCGGGGCGCCCGGGGCGGCTATATACGGGCCCCCGCCCGCGCCACGTGGGCCGCGGCGGGCCCGCGCGTGCCCCCGAGCTGCTCGTGGCGTGGGCTTGGATGAGGACGGCCGGCCGTGCGCTGCTGCGCGGAAGTTTCCCGCGGCGACAAGAGTTTGACCCCTCCCGACGGCTGCGCTGAAAGGGACGGAAGGGTCAAAAGCGCGCGGGAGGGATTTTCCGGCGGGAAAATATATCCCCGCGACCAGCCTCGGCGGCCCGTCGAATGGCCGCGCGTCTAGGTGCGTCGGCAGGCGCGGGCTGGTCCTCCGTGTTCTCGACCTCTCATCTGCTGCATTGCACCACGTGCGAGTTGCGGCGGCCATGCACTACTATGTCGTGATACGTGGAGGAAGGTATGAGGACATGAGGTTACGACCCGCGCATGCGCATGGCATGCCTGCATGCGTGAAGGTTTTCTTTCCATCGCGCCTTGGATTTTTCTCCGGGGAAAACTTTTAAAAGTTGAGGGATCACGCTAAGCTAGAATGCTACGTGACCCTTCAAAGATGCCATTGTTTAGTTTCAGCCTATAAACGTGGATACATGACCACGTCAAGTCCTACTCTCTGTGTATAGAAGAAAATAAACGTGGATGcaattttttttctaaaaattAAGACATTAATCCAGGCGGTCTATATTAATGTCTATATTAAACTATATTGAAACGAGTGACACATACACTAAAGCGTGTCTATGTACATTTAATTTAGAAAAAAAGTTACAACATATTATATTCATGAACGAAGGAAGTACATATGTcatttttttttttgcgggaaaaactttcaatctatttATCTTCAATCATGGTAATACAACGAacactagaaataataaaaattacatcaaggtccgtagaccacctagcgacgactacatgcactgaagcgagccgaaggcgcgccgctgTTATCGCCCCTCCCTTACCGGAGCCGGGAAGAcgttgttgtagtagacagtcgggaagtcgtcatGCTAAGGCCCCATAGAACCAACGCACCAGAACAGCAAACCGTCGTAGATGAAGAGTGTAGATCAAAGGATCCACCCTGAAGATACACGAACGAAGACGAACGACGAACAGATCCGAGCAAATATATCCACCAAAGACAGATCtgccggagacacacctccacaggCCCATCAATGATGCTAGACACGTCACCGGAACGGAGGCTAGGCGGGGAGACCTTTATTCTATCTTCAGGGAGCCGCAGCCGTCTCGCTTTCATGAATAGGACACAAACCCTAATAAAACTCGAAAAAAGATCTAAAAACGGAGCCCTCTCACCGGCAAAGGCCGAGATCCACTCCACCTCCATGGCCTAAGGCCACCGGAGACGGAGCggaccggcgccggcgccggcgggaGGCAGAGAACCCTAACTTTTGAAGGTGGCGGCTGGCTAGGAAGACCATGGCTCAATCCTGGACCACTTTTTATTTCTGCGAAAGGAAATAATTCACAACTAAATGGGAAATACATATGACATTTCAATTGC from Triticum urartu cultivar G1812 chromosome 3, Tu2.1, whole genome shotgun sequence encodes:
- the LOC125545112 gene encoding NAC domain-containing protein 68-like yields the protein MMTAMVKAEPTGAAAGAEGSSGRRDAEAELNLPPGFRFHPTDDELVVHYLCRKVAGQPQPVPIIAEVDLYKFNPWDLPERALFGSREWYFFTPRDRKYPNGSRPNRSAGTGYWKATGADKPVAPRESGGRTVGIKKALVFYSGRAPRGVKTDWIMHEYRIAEADRAPGKKGSLKLDEWVLCRLYNKKNNWEKLKVEQDMAVEAGPNGEVMDALATDAMSDSFQTHDSSEIDSASGLQQHGFMDMAQQQARMVTVKEDSDWFTGLSMDDLQTCYMNMGQMVNPTTMPGQNGSGYLQPMSSPQMMRPMWQTILPPF